In Halorubrum sp. PV6, a single window of DNA contains:
- a CDS encoding DUF5787 family protein produces MIPDAEFGYELLVCRYAELAWHPGAGPRPAIVARQLGTKERRWDTVVIEVDPTAFAARRAFGERTIDSDLLHVVRHAPAEWAWYRDALPHPGYPWRYVRQAVHRAAGRSLIEKRRRNNRIQLRRVRPYPDWVERIVAIENKPDLDRSAADRLAEQLDHDVETALADEAWLATETTGERVEPALLREMPVEAGILATDFSAGVDADAASVAWHPSDLAPPEGDARDPETETIRLEIAERAYGKGWRSFHDTMRPDCRHFELRRVGRALVPHCAAKEKLPTARECSGSCAKFSPEPPQWRTKGWPIEGGPGKGLKRVLGRRRQRERDAIGPG; encoded by the coding sequence GTGATTCCGGACGCCGAGTTCGGCTACGAGCTCCTGGTCTGTCGGTACGCCGAACTGGCGTGGCACCCCGGAGCCGGCCCGCGGCCGGCGATCGTCGCCCGCCAACTCGGGACCAAAGAGCGCCGCTGGGACACCGTCGTGATCGAGGTCGACCCGACGGCGTTCGCAGCGCGGCGCGCCTTCGGCGAGCGGACCATCGACTCCGACCTGCTCCACGTCGTCCGCCACGCGCCCGCCGAGTGGGCGTGGTACCGCGACGCGCTCCCGCACCCCGGCTACCCATGGCGCTACGTCCGGCAAGCGGTCCACCGCGCGGCGGGCCGGTCGCTGATCGAAAAGCGACGCCGAAACAACCGGATCCAACTCCGCCGCGTGCGACCGTATCCGGACTGGGTCGAGCGGATCGTCGCGATAGAGAACAAACCGGACCTCGACCGCTCCGCCGCCGACCGGCTCGCGGAGCAGCTCGACCACGACGTCGAGACCGCCCTCGCCGACGAGGCGTGGCTCGCGACCGAGACGACGGGCGAGCGCGTCGAGCCGGCGCTGCTCCGCGAGATGCCCGTCGAGGCCGGCATCCTCGCGACCGACTTTTCGGCCGGCGTCGACGCCGACGCGGCGAGCGTGGCGTGGCACCCGAGCGACCTCGCGCCCCCGGAAGGCGACGCCCGCGATCCGGAGACGGAGACGATTCGGCTCGAAATCGCCGAGCGCGCCTACGGCAAGGGGTGGCGCTCCTTCCACGACACGATGCGCCCCGACTGCCGACACTTCGAACTGCGGCGGGTCGGGCGCGCGCTGGTCCCGCACTGCGCCGCGAAGGAGAAACTCCCGACCGCCCGGGAGTGTTCCGGATCCTGCGCGAAGTTCTCCCCCGAGCCGCCGCAGTGGCGCACGAAGGGCTGGCCGATCGAGGGCGGCCCCGGAAAGGGGCTTAAACGGGTGTTGGGTCGGCGGAGACAACGAGAACGCGACGCTATCGGTCCGGGCTGA
- a CDS encoding FAD-binding and (Fe-S)-binding domain-containing protein gives MATHTPDPDPRDQGDFDYTGGSVDRPDLVEALDARVDGDVRFDEYSRRLYATDASAYEVTPIGVVIPESTADVAAVHEYCFEAGVPVLPRGGGTSLAGQTVSEAVVLDLTGSMDEVRSTDPEAGTATAQAGAYVGDLNAAVEPHGLKFAPDPAWRDKSALGGAIGNNSTGAHSLKYGKTDHYVESAEVVLADGTVTTLGPVAVDDLRESADADADELLPRIHAEVVRILDAEADAIDERFPEMKRNVSGYNLDRLLAEHRGEYGEEGVVNLARLMAGSEGTLATVTEATVSLVEIPDTKAVALLTYADLLDAMEDVAPILDHDPAAVEVMDDVLLGLAADTPEFEDVVGMLPDGTDSVLLVEFYAENDAAGKQKVADLIADRVGADGSGAATPESEVAPNDGAAETTSQPRRAVDAMEAHEPAKRDRFWKMRKAGLPILLSRTTDEKHISFIEDCAVPPEHLPEYTREFQEILEDNDTFATFYAHAGPGVLHIRPLINTKEVDDVEAMVDIADRVTDAVVRLGGSVSGEHGDGRARTQWNRKLYGDDLWESFRELKTAFDPDWLLNPGNVCGDVDMSENLRFDSTYEHDAGFDPAMEWAVDNGMQGMIELCHGCGGCRGPQETTGGVMCPTYRASEEEIQATRGRANMLRGAMSGELPDDPTDDEFVTEVMDLCVGCKGCKKDCPSGVDMAKLKAEVEHAHHEEHGIDLRTRLLGNFEKLAPLGSRLAPLSNIPGKLPGAGVLAEKVLGIAKERELPTFESESLRDWFDARGGARVPRAEADRDVLLFPDVYTTYTNPEAGKAAVRVLEATNCHVEIPDVAGSGRPPHSKGMLDESRAAAEDAVETLAPDAADGWDIVVVEPTDAVMLQTDYHDLLDGDASDVPDDDVAAVSANTYGIMEYVDAYRLDDDIDFDAPTESLTYHGHCHQKATKKDHHAVGVLRRAGYGVDPLDSSCCGMAGSFGYEAEHYEMSKAIGRLLFDQVDDSDGDEVVAPGASCRSQLKERDGDAPEPPHPVEKLAAALA, from the coding sequence ATGGCGACTCACACGCCTGACCCGGACCCGCGGGACCAGGGTGATTTCGATTACACAGGGGGATCGGTCGACCGCCCCGACCTCGTCGAGGCGTTGGACGCGCGCGTCGACGGCGACGTACGGTTCGACGAGTATTCGCGACGACTGTACGCGACCGACGCGTCGGCGTACGAGGTGACGCCCATCGGGGTCGTGATCCCGGAGTCGACCGCCGACGTCGCGGCGGTTCACGAGTACTGTTTCGAGGCGGGGGTTCCGGTGTTGCCCCGTGGCGGCGGCACGTCGCTCGCGGGCCAGACCGTCAGCGAGGCGGTCGTCTTGGACCTCACCGGCTCGATGGACGAGGTACGCTCCACGGACCCGGAGGCGGGCACCGCCACGGCGCAGGCGGGGGCGTACGTCGGCGACCTCAACGCCGCGGTCGAGCCGCACGGGCTGAAGTTCGCGCCCGACCCGGCGTGGCGCGACAAGTCGGCGCTCGGCGGCGCGATCGGGAACAACTCCACCGGCGCTCACTCACTTAAATACGGGAAGACGGACCACTACGTGGAGTCGGCCGAGGTCGTCCTCGCGGACGGGACGGTGACGACGCTGGGGCCGGTCGCGGTCGACGACCTGCGCGAGTCCGCGGACGCGGACGCCGACGAACTCCTGCCGCGGATCCACGCCGAAGTCGTCCGGATTCTCGACGCCGAGGCCGACGCCATCGACGAGCGGTTCCCCGAGATGAAACGCAACGTCTCGGGGTACAACCTCGACCGCCTGCTCGCCGAGCATCGCGGGGAGTACGGAGAAGAAGGCGTCGTCAACCTCGCCCGACTCATGGCCGGCAGCGAGGGGACGCTCGCGACCGTCACCGAGGCGACGGTCTCGCTCGTCGAGATTCCGGACACGAAGGCCGTCGCCCTGTTGACCTACGCGGACCTCCTCGACGCGATGGAGGACGTGGCGCCCATCCTCGATCACGACCCCGCGGCCGTCGAGGTGATGGACGACGTGCTGCTCGGGCTCGCCGCCGACACGCCCGAGTTCGAGGACGTGGTCGGAATGCTCCCCGACGGGACCGACTCGGTCCTGCTCGTCGAGTTCTACGCCGAGAACGACGCGGCGGGCAAACAGAAGGTCGCGGACCTGATCGCGGACCGAGTGGGTGCAGACGGAAGCGGTGCAGCCACCCCTGAAAGCGAGGTCGCCCCCAACGACGGCGCCGCCGAGACGACGAGCCAGCCTCGACGCGCGGTCGACGCGATGGAGGCGCACGAGCCGGCCAAGCGCGACCGCTTCTGGAAGATGCGCAAGGCGGGCCTCCCAATCCTCCTGTCGCGGACCACCGATGAAAAGCACATCTCCTTTATCGAGGACTGCGCGGTCCCGCCCGAACACCTCCCCGAGTACACCCGCGAGTTCCAGGAGATCCTCGAAGACAACGACACCTTCGCGACGTTTTACGCGCACGCCGGACCGGGCGTGCTCCACATCCGGCCGCTGATAAACACGAAGGAGGTCGACGACGTGGAGGCGATGGTCGACATCGCCGACCGCGTCACCGACGCCGTGGTCAGGCTCGGCGGGTCGGTGTCGGGCGAACACGGCGACGGCCGCGCCCGGACGCAGTGGAACCGGAAGCTGTACGGCGACGACCTCTGGGAGTCGTTCCGCGAGCTGAAGACCGCCTTCGACCCCGACTGGCTGCTCAACCCCGGCAACGTCTGCGGCGACGTCGACATGAGCGAGAACCTCCGGTTCGACTCGACCTACGAACACGACGCCGGCTTCGACCCCGCGATGGAGTGGGCGGTCGACAACGGGATGCAGGGGATGATCGAACTCTGTCACGGCTGCGGGGGGTGTCGCGGCCCGCAGGAGACGACGGGCGGCGTGATGTGTCCGACCTACCGCGCCTCCGAAGAGGAGATTCAGGCGACGCGTGGCCGAGCGAACATGCTCCGCGGGGCGATGAGCGGCGAACTCCCTGACGACCCGACCGACGACGAGTTCGTCACCGAGGTGATGGACCTGTGTGTCGGCTGTAAGGGGTGTAAGAAGGACTGCCCGAGCGGCGTCGACATGGCGAAGCTGAAAGCCGAGGTCGAACACGCCCACCACGAGGAACACGGCATCGACCTGCGCACACGGCTCCTCGGGAACTTCGAGAAGCTGGCGCCGCTCGGCTCGCGGCTCGCGCCGCTCTCGAATATCCCCGGTAAACTCCCCGGCGCCGGCGTCCTCGCGGAGAAGGTGCTCGGGATCGCCAAAGAGCGTGAGCTACCGACGTTCGAATCGGAGAGCCTGCGAGACTGGTTCGACGCCCGCGGCGGCGCCCGCGTCCCCCGCGCCGAAGCCGACCGCGACGTGCTGTTGTTCCCCGACGTGTACACCACCTACACGAACCCCGAAGCGGGGAAGGCCGCGGTCCGCGTGTTGGAGGCGACGAACTGCCACGTCGAGATTCCCGACGTGGCCGGCAGCGGCCGCCCTCCGCACTCGAAGGGGATGCTCGACGAGTCGCGCGCGGCGGCCGAAGACGCCGTCGAGACGCTGGCTCCCGACGCGGCCGACGGCTGGGATATCGTCGTCGTCGAGCCGACCGACGCGGTCATGTTACAGACCGACTACCACGACCTCCTCGACGGCGACGCCAGCGACGTGCCCGACGACGACGTGGCGGCGGTCTCCGCGAACACCTACGGCATCATGGAGTACGTCGACGCGTACCGGCTCGACGACGACATCGACTTCGACGCGCCGACCGAGTCGCTCACCTACCACGGGCACTGCCACCAGAAGGCCACGAAGAAGGACCACCACGCGGTCGGCGTCCTCCGACGCGCGGGCTACGGCGTCGACCCGCTCGACTCCTCGTGTTGCGGGATGGCCGGCTCGTTCGGCTACGAGGCCGAACACTACGAGATGAGCAAAGCGATCGGTCGCCTGCTGTTCGACCAGGTCGACGACAGCGACGGCGACGAGGTCGTCGCGCCCGGCGCCTCCTGCCGAAGTCAGCTCAAGGAGCGCGACGGCGACGCCCCAGAGCCGCCGCACCCGGTCGAGAAGCTGGCGGCGGCGCTGGCGTAG
- a CDS encoding LUD domain-containing protein translates to MSLAARTTFKRRLDDLGVTVSEGSASDCAELIDAAAGEPAVGVALGDADLDGADLPERVATDPSTADLREAHTGVTAASLGVADYGSVAVEADAAGTEPISLFVDRHVVVLHERDLVPDMPQAFDWLGPRARDDAVDVVFATGPSATADMGGLVHGAHGPKSVHVVLLRDDDAADEEEVTAGE, encoded by the coding sequence ATGTCACTCGCCGCCCGAACGACGTTCAAGCGTCGACTCGACGACCTCGGCGTGACGGTCTCCGAGGGCTCCGCAAGCGACTGCGCGGAACTGATCGACGCAGCCGCGGGAGAGCCGGCCGTCGGCGTCGCGCTCGGCGACGCCGACCTCGACGGAGCGGACCTCCCCGAACGGGTCGCCACCGACCCGTCGACTGCCGACCTCCGGGAGGCGCACACCGGCGTCACCGCGGCATCGCTCGGCGTCGCCGACTACGGGAGCGTCGCGGTCGAGGCCGACGCCGCCGGGACCGAGCCGATCAGCCTCTTCGTCGACCGGCACGTCGTCGTCTTACACGAGCGCGACCTCGTCCCCGATATGCCGCAGGCCTTCGACTGGCTCGGGCCGCGGGCGCGCGACGACGCCGTCGACGTGGTGTTCGCCACCGGCCCGAGCGCGACCGCGGACATGGGCGGGCTCGTTCACGGCGCGCACGGACCGAAATCGGTCCACGTGGTGTTGTTGCGAGATGACGACGCCGCCGACGAGGAGGAGGTGACCGCCGGTGAGTAG
- a CDS encoding LUD domain-containing protein: MATEGDAVAENTRGFNEGRYESTGRLDDYESLKDEARAIKEDAIERLPDLIDQVRETVEANGGTVYIADDAEDANQYITELTAERRDADRLVKSKSMTSEEIEVNEALAEAGVDVVETDLGEWVLQVADEAPSHIVAPAIHKSREAIAELFAERFDPEDPPETAEELTMFARERLGELVEDADVGMTGANFIAADSGTLLLVTSEGNARKTVTATDTHVAVAGVEKLVPTVEDFSPFVELIGRSGTGQDVTSYISTLTPPVDSPVPDFEADADALADGSAEDRDFHLVLIDNGRMSMRDDEELKETLYCIRCSACSNACGNFQSVGGHAFGGETYSGGIATGWEAGIEGLDTAAEFNDLCTGCSRCVPACPVGIDIPWINTVVRDRVNRGEVKSRQTDWVFEELVPDEEPAGLDLGTRFVGNYETVAKLGSLTAPLSNKLADVGPLRALTERVTGIDRRRDLPAFASETLVDWFEGRGGAAVPVEEAERTAVLYPDTATNYVDVERGKAAVRALETLGVHLRIPEVSGSGRPPLSQGMIASATAKAEDVYAGLVTHVDAGRDVVVIEPSDLAMFRSEYERLLPESSFERLADASYDVMEYLFGLIENGGDPAALRAPAAGTGPVASGNRVAYHPHCQARTIGVGEHATAVMERLGYDVRVSDTECCGMAGSFGYKTDYYELSMDVGEPIEAQFGDTDRTVVASGTSCGEQLDALLGSAPMHPVELVAPRE, encoded by the coding sequence ATGGCGACCGAGGGCGACGCGGTGGCCGAGAACACCCGCGGGTTCAACGAGGGGCGGTACGAGTCGACGGGTCGGCTCGACGACTACGAGTCGCTGAAAGACGAGGCGCGCGCCATCAAGGAAGACGCCATCGAACGGCTCCCAGATCTGATAGATCAGGTGCGCGAGACCGTCGAGGCCAACGGCGGGACCGTTTATATTGCCGACGACGCAGAAGACGCGAATCAGTACATCACCGAACTGACCGCCGAACGGCGCGACGCCGACCGCCTCGTCAAATCGAAGTCGATGACCTCCGAGGAGATAGAGGTCAACGAGGCGCTCGCCGAGGCCGGCGTCGACGTAGTGGAGACCGACCTCGGCGAGTGGGTGTTGCAGGTGGCCGACGAGGCCCCTTCCCACATCGTCGCGCCGGCGATTCACAAGTCCCGCGAGGCGATTGCCGAGTTGTTCGCGGAGCGGTTCGATCCGGAGGATCCGCCGGAGACCGCGGAGGAACTCACCATGTTCGCCCGCGAGCGACTCGGCGAACTGGTCGAGGACGCCGACGTGGGGATGACCGGCGCGAACTTCATCGCGGCCGACTCGGGGACATTGCTCTTGGTCACCAGCGAGGGGAACGCCCGCAAGACGGTGACGGCCACGGACACCCACGTCGCCGTCGCCGGCGTCGAGAAGCTCGTGCCGACCGTCGAGGACTTCTCGCCGTTCGTGGAACTCATCGGCCGCTCGGGGACGGGACAGGACGTGACCTCCTACATCTCGACGCTGACCCCGCCCGTCGACTCGCCGGTCCCCGACTTCGAGGCCGACGCGGACGCACTCGCCGACGGCTCCGCCGAGGACCGCGACTTCCACCTCGTTTTGATCGACAACGGGCGCATGTCGATGCGCGACGACGAGGAACTCAAAGAGACGCTGTACTGCATCCGGTGTTCCGCCTGCTCGAACGCCTGCGGTAACTTCCAGAGCGTCGGCGGCCACGCCTTCGGCGGGGAGACCTACTCGGGCGGTATCGCCACCGGGTGGGAGGCCGGCATCGAGGGGCTCGACACCGCCGCGGAGTTCAACGATCTTTGTACCGGCTGCTCGCGCTGCGTCCCGGCGTGTCCGGTGGGAATCGACATCCCGTGGATAAACACGGTCGTCCGCGACCGGGTCAACCGCGGTGAGGTCAAATCTCGCCAGACCGACTGGGTGTTCGAGGAGCTGGTCCCCGACGAGGAGCCGGCCGGCCTCGACCTCGGGACGCGGTTCGTCGGCAACTACGAGACGGTCGCGAAGTTGGGGAGCCTCACCGCGCCGCTCTCGAACAAACTCGCCGACGTCGGCCCGCTCCGGGCGCTGACCGAGCGCGTCACCGGCATCGACCGGCGGCGTGACCTGCCCGCGTTCGCGAGCGAGACGCTCGTCGACTGGTTCGAGGGGCGGGGCGGCGCCGCCGTCCCGGTCGAGGAGGCGGAACGGACCGCCGTGCTCTATCCCGACACGGCGACGAACTACGTCGACGTCGAGCGCGGCAAGGCGGCGGTGCGCGCGCTGGAGACGCTCGGCGTCCACCTCCGGATACCCGAGGTCTCGGGGAGCGGTCGGCCCCCGCTGTCACAGGGGATGATCGCGAGCGCGACGGCGAAGGCGGAGGACGTGTACGCCGGCCTCGTGACGCACGTCGACGCCGGCCGCGACGTGGTGGTGATCGAGCCGAGCGACCTCGCGATGTTCCGCAGTGAGTACGAGCGGCTCCTCCCGGAGTCGTCGTTCGAGCGGCTCGCAGACGCCAGTTACGACGTGATGGAGTACCTGTTCGGACTCATAGAGAACGGCGGCGACCCGGCGGCGCTCCGGGCGCCCGCGGCGGGCACGGGGCCGGTCGCGTCCGGGAACCGCGTCGCCTACCACCCGCACTGTCAGGCGCGGACGATCGGGGTGGGCGAACACGCGACGGCCGTGATGGAACGGCTCGGCTACGACGTGCGCGTCTCCGACACGGAGTGTTGCGGGATGGCCGGGTCGTTCGGCTACAAGACCGACTACTACGAGCTCAGCATGGACGTGGGCGAGCCGATCGAAGCGCAGTTCGGCGACACCGATCGGACCGTCGTCGCGTCGGGCACCTCCTGCGGGGAACAGCTGGACGCGCTCCTCGGATCGGCGCCGATGCACCCGGTGGAGCTCGTCGCGCCGCGGGAGTGA
- a CDS encoding PRC-barrel domain-containing protein: MNAAPEEITSLVGREVYSNNGVFVGEIEDVRLDLDAQAVTGLALAELNHELFAGRVDRNTGVIVPYRWVRAVGDVVLINDIIERLDTGSDEAESEAEMEV, translated from the coding sequence ATGAACGCTGCTCCGGAGGAGATAACGTCTCTCGTCGGCCGCGAGGTGTACTCGAACAACGGCGTCTTCGTCGGCGAAATCGAGGACGTGCGCCTCGATTTGGACGCGCAGGCGGTGACCGGGCTCGCGCTCGCGGAACTCAATCACGAGCTGTTCGCCGGCCGCGTCGACAGGAACACCGGCGTCATCGTCCCGTACCGCTGGGTTCGCGCCGTCGGCGACGTCGTCCTGATAAACGACATCATCGAGCGGCTCGACACCGGCTCGGACGAGGCCGAGTCGGAAGCGGAAATGGAAGTCTGA
- a CDS encoding peptidylprolyl isomerase: MAREVSNSDNPQVTLHTNHGDIEIELFADRAPKTVENFLGLARHDPAADADPARETNTWEDPETGEVRGDSLYAGNVFHRIIEGFMIQGGDPMQNGRGGPGYQFDDEFHDDLTHEGPGILSMANSGPDTNGSQFFITLDATPHLDGKHAVFGQVVGGMDVVEEIGSVPTDRRDEPRDAVEIEQVTVDE; encoded by the coding sequence ATGGCACGAGAGGTTTCCAACTCCGACAATCCGCAGGTGACGCTCCACACGAATCACGGCGACATCGAGATCGAACTGTTCGCCGACCGCGCCCCGAAGACGGTCGAGAACTTCCTTGGATTGGCCCGTCACGACCCCGCGGCGGACGCGGACCCGGCCCGCGAGACGAACACGTGGGAGGACCCCGAGACCGGCGAGGTCCGCGGCGACTCGCTGTACGCCGGGAACGTCTTCCACCGCATCATCGAGGGCTTCATGATCCAGGGCGGCGACCCGATGCAGAACGGTCGCGGCGGCCCCGGCTACCAGTTCGACGACGAGTTCCACGACGACCTGACCCACGAGGGGCCGGGAATCCTCTCGATGGCCAACTCCGGTCCCGACACGAACGGGTCGCAGTTCTTCATCACGCTGGACGCCACGCCGCACCTCGACGGCAAACACGCCGTCTTCGGGCAGGTCGTCGGCGGGATGGACGTCGTCGAAGAGATCGGTTCGGTGCCGACCGACCGCCGCGACGAACCCCGCGACGCGGTCGAAATCGAGCAGGTCACCGTCGACGAGTAA
- a CDS encoding XapX domain-containing protein, whose amino-acid sequence MSSTLALTGTALVVGLTVGALFAFLRVPIPAPPELPGVVAIVGIYLGFKLVDYAGVGFDLLDALGL is encoded by the coding sequence ATGAGTTCCACGCTCGCGCTGACGGGCACCGCGCTCGTCGTCGGCCTCACGGTCGGAGCGCTGTTCGCCTTCCTCCGCGTTCCGATCCCCGCCCCGCCCGAACTGCCGGGTGTGGTGGCCATCGTCGGCATCTACCTCGGGTTCAAACTCGTCGACTACGCCGGCGTCGGCTTCGACCTGCTCGACGCGCTCGGACTGTAG
- a CDS encoding universal stress protein, with the protein MYDTILLPVAPDGEGNDAIPHAESLATRYDATVHVLSVVDTAADAFRGPQAGAFAERVESAAQERVEAVAATLEAAGVEAVGSVVRGRPVEVIKRTVDDVGADLIVMPSHARSGLQRVLLGSVTEKVVRVAPVPVVTVPMADADAE; encoded by the coding sequence ATGTACGACACCATCCTCCTCCCGGTGGCGCCGGACGGCGAGGGCAACGACGCGATTCCCCACGCCGAGAGCCTCGCGACCCGGTACGACGCGACCGTCCACGTCCTCTCCGTGGTCGACACGGCCGCCGACGCGTTCCGCGGACCGCAGGCCGGCGCGTTCGCGGAGCGGGTCGAGTCGGCGGCGCAAGAACGGGTCGAAGCGGTGGCGGCGACGCTCGAAGCGGCCGGCGTGGAAGCGGTCGGCAGCGTCGTGCGCGGTCGCCCGGTCGAGGTCATCAAGCGCACGGTCGACGACGTGGGCGCCGACCTCATCGTGATGCCGAGCCACGCTCGCTCGGGGCTCCAGCGGGTCCTCCTCGGCAGCGTCACCGAGAAGGTGGTGCGCGTCGCGCCGGTCCCGGTCGTCACGGTACCGATGGCCGACGCCGACGCGGAGTGA
- the truA gene encoding tRNA pseudouridine(38-40) synthase TruA yields MTDGSTTVTRAFRVAYDGREYAGFQRQPHATTVEGTLLRALAKHGLVDRGDGPTHATPPGYAAAGRTDAGVSAVGQTVAFEAPEWFTPRAFNGHLPGSVRAWAAADAPDGFHATHDAVRRTYRYHLYAPAVGQVGPADAPHAVDDDLVRDALARLSGEHDFHNLTSDERGTVREVTATATREGDLLVIDVAAGGFPRALVRRLVAAVRAVGRGAADPSRIERLLAAEPVPGELGVGPAPAAPLVLWNVAYDGVTFTVDDEAAESARAAFGERYRAARHAAAATGAIRDRIGTPDEESE; encoded by the coding sequence GTGACCGACGGCTCGACGACGGTGACCCGCGCGTTCCGGGTCGCGTACGACGGGCGTGAGTACGCTGGCTTTCAGCGACAGCCCCACGCGACGACCGTCGAAGGGACCCTCCTGCGGGCGCTGGCGAAACACGGACTCGTCGACCGCGGCGACGGGCCGACCCACGCGACGCCGCCGGGGTACGCCGCGGCCGGGCGGACGGATGCCGGGGTCTCGGCCGTCGGCCAGACCGTCGCGTTCGAGGCACCGGAATGGTTCACGCCGCGAGCGTTCAACGGGCACCTCCCCGGTTCCGTCCGGGCGTGGGCGGCCGCCGACGCGCCCGACGGCTTCCACGCGACCCACGACGCGGTCCGGCGGACGTATCGGTATCACCTGTACGCGCCAGCGGTCGGGCAGGTCGGCCCTGCGGACGCTCCCCACGCCGTCGACGATGACCTCGTGCGCGACGCGCTCGCGCGGCTCTCGGGCGAACACGACTTCCACAACCTCACGAGCGACGAGCGCGGGACCGTCCGAGAGGTGACCGCGACCGCGACCCGCGAGGGCGACCTCCTCGTGATCGACGTCGCCGCCGGCGGGTTTCCGCGAGCGCTCGTGCGACGGCTGGTCGCCGCGGTCCGCGCCGTCGGTCGCGGCGCCGCCGACCCGTCGCGTATCGAGCGCCTGCTCGCGGCCGAGCCGGTCCCCGGCGAACTCGGCGTCGGACCCGCGCCGGCGGCGCCGCTGGTGCTCTGGAACGTCGCGTACGACGGGGTGACCTTCACGGTCGACGACGAGGCGGCGGAGAGCGCGCGAGCCGCCTTCGGAGAGCGGTACCGCGCCGCCCGACACGCGGCCGCGGCGACGGGCGCCATCCGCGATCGGATCGGGACACCGGACGAAGAGAGCGAGTGA
- a CDS encoding Rrf2 family transcriptional regulator codes for MSTIQLTTSQKRVLTALVNLAENRDCPVSGRTIAESIDRNPGTVRNGMQSLRSIGLVEGVAGPKGGYVPTDAAYETLGVERMDDAERTPVERDGDVVDGVNVEEIDLSSVANPDLCRAELVIRGPVGSFDPGDEVTVGPTPGAGLRLSGVVDATHIDGNTLLVRVEGMETPSGEQAA; via the coding sequence ATGTCGACGATACAGCTCACGACCAGTCAAAAGCGAGTGCTCACGGCGCTCGTGAACCTCGCGGAGAACCGGGACTGCCCAGTGTCCGGCCGCACCATCGCCGAGTCGATCGACCGCAACCCCGGCACGGTCCGAAACGGGATGCAGAGCCTGCGCAGCATCGGCCTCGTCGAAGGCGTCGCCGGCCCGAAGGGCGGGTACGTGCCGACCGACGCGGCCTACGAGACCCTCGGCGTCGAACGGATGGACGACGCCGAGCGCACGCCCGTCGAGCGCGACGGCGACGTGGTAGACGGCGTCAACGTCGAAGAGATCGACCTCTCGAGCGTCGCGAACCCCGACCTCTGTCGGGCGGAGCTCGTCATCCGCGGGCCGGTCGGCTCGTTCGACCCCGGCGACGAGGTGACCGTCGGGCCGACGCCGGGCGCGGGGCTTCGGCTCTCGGGCGTCGTCGACGCGACGCACATCGACGGCAACACCCTCTTAGTTCGCGTCGAGGGCATGGAGACGCCGAGCGGGGAGCAGGCGGCGTAG
- a CDS encoding NAD+ synthase has product MSDPSTPAFGPEAAAERSAVEASIGTDTPRRDAARAPADPPSGADPATEREEIRTFLDDAVAAAGADGVIVNMSGGLDSTVTAALAVEALGADRVHGLILPCNKIGAPHARDAEALADALGIDHDTVHIQSLSAQLGAITPEQFAPHDDPVRSGNASARLRMTLAYLAANATNRLVCGTTNRSERLLGYVTKHGDGAADLLPIGHLYKTEVRALADELDVPGFVVEKPPTAGFLHGQRDADDLGAPYEVIDAVLRLGVDRGLAPETVAERLSADADAETVMALLARHRATAHKRTQPATPTR; this is encoded by the coding sequence ATGAGTGACCCTTCCACTCCCGCGTTCGGGCCGGAGGCGGCCGCCGAGCGCTCGGCGGTCGAGGCGTCGATAGGTACAGACACCCCGCGACGCGACGCGGCCCGAGCTCCCGCGGACCCCCCGAGCGGCGCCGACCCGGCGACAGAGCGCGAGGAGATTCGGACCTTCCTCGACGACGCGGTCGCCGCCGCCGGCGCTGACGGGGTGATCGTCAACATGAGCGGCGGACTCGACTCGACGGTCACGGCGGCGCTGGCGGTCGAGGCGCTCGGCGCCGACCGCGTACACGGGCTGATACTGCCCTGTAACAAGATCGGCGCTCCGCACGCCCGCGACGCCGAGGCGCTCGCGGACGCGCTGGGGATCGACCACGACACGGTCCACATCCAGTCGCTCTCCGCACAGCTCGGTGCGATCACGCCGGAACAGTTCGCCCCACACGACGACCCGGTCCGGTCCGGGAACGCCAGCGCGCGGCTCCGGATGACGCTCGCGTACCTCGCCGCCAACGCGACGAATCGGCTCGTCTGCGGGACGACGAACCGGAGCGAGCGCCTCCTCGGATACGTCACGAAACACGGCGACGGTGCCGCCGACCTGCTCCCGATCGGGCACTTATATAAGACGGAGGTCCGCGCGCTCGCCGACGAGCTCGACGTGCCCGGGTTCGTGGTCGAGAAGCCGCCGACTGCGGGCTTTCTCCACGGCCAGCGCGACGCCGACGACCTCGGTGCCCCCTACGAGGTGATCGATGCCGTGCTCCGTCTCGGCGTCGACCGCGGGCTCGCCCCCGAGACGGTCGCCGAGCGACTGTCGGCCGACGCCGACGCGGAGACGGTGATGGCCCTGCTCGCGCGCCACCGCGCCACGGCCCACAAGCGAACGCAGCCGGCGACGCCGACCCGGTGA